A stretch of DNA from Pecten maximus unplaced genomic scaffold, xPecMax1.1, whole genome shotgun sequence:
acaCGGTGATATTTTCTAtctacatccttggtggagacacagtgatattttctatctacatccttggtggagacatggtgatattttatgtctacatccttggtggagacatgatgatattttatgtctacatccttggtggagacacggtgatattttatgtctacatccttggtggagacatggtgatattttatgtctacatccttggtggagacagtgatattttatgtctacatccttggtggagacatggtgatattttatgtctacagGAAGAAGCAATGACTGCTTTGGGCCAAAAAATGGAAGTCATCAACCAAGATAATCCAGGGTCTACGGCTTTTATTATCAATGCTTCTGGAAGTCcaataacaaaaacctgtctcAATACAGTAAGTTATCTTGAGATCAAGATGTGGAAAGTGTACCATGAATCAGCTTACAGTTCTAGCCGGTGTTGTAACATAAACACAtccatggtacaatgtataaggTATCCAATCATCACAACCTATGTATCTGATCAGTAATTATACACAGCAGAACTGTGAGTAAggaaaaatattatttacttatataaagAACTAACCCAGACTTGGAAATGTGATAAAATGATAATCATGAACTTTCTTGATCCACTCACATAATACaatttaattcttttaaatctgTACTATTTGATAAAAAAGAATCTATAGTTCCTGATATACATGTGGGTGGAATATCAAAGTACTATCAAGATTTGTCCTTGGTACTGTATTCCTTGTTTGATGTGTCGTGAATTATATTTCTacgttgaaaatgaaaaaaaaaaattattcatgaaaaaaaaagtgcTTCCTTCCTAACAAGCCAGGCATGCTATAATGTTTGTGTTCTAACATGTAGTTACACTTTTGTTCAGGAAGCAGGAAAGGCGGTGATGTTTCAGGACAGTGAAGACGCGGACGTGACCTGCTTCCTACCAGTCTGTATATCCAAGAACAAGGCTCCAGTGAAGGTTCAGGCTGTAGTTTTCAACACTCATGTGCTGCTGTTCTCCAAAGATGTACCGATTAAACTCTGTCGCTGGGTCGCAGCACAGCTGAAGAACAATAAGAAATGAACATCAAAACCCTaccaaaatttaatattttatgagAGTTTAATTTTTATACATTGTCAAAGAAATACAGGTGCTAGCTTGAAAAGATCAGATGTGTTGTTTGCCAAAATAATCTGAGAATTTTAagaattttcattatttttatggAAGTAATAGATTTAAAAAATGCTCATACAAATAAATACCATTAAGATTTATTATTTATGAACCTGCTGGGCTGAATTTTTCCCAATGCAAATACATTAAAACTGCACAAGTaagttgaccttgacatacatttatactaTACAAGTAAATTGACCCTGaaatatgttatactgtacaggtaatttgaccttgacatacatttatactgtacaggtaagttgaccttgacatatatttatactgtacaggtaagttgacCCGACATatgtttatactgtacaggtaagttgacaTTGACATATGTTTATACTGAACAGGTAAGTTGactatactgtacaggtaagatgaccttgacatacatttatactgtacaggtaagttgactatactgtacaggtaagttgacattgacatacatttatactgtacaagtaagttgaccttgacatacatttatactgtacaggtaagttgaccttgacatatatttatactgtacaggtaagttgacCCGACATatgtttatactgtacaggtaagttgacaTTGACATATGTTTATACTGAACAGGTAAGTTGactatactgtacaggtaagatgaccttgacatacatttatactgtacaggtaagttgactatactgtacaggtaagttgacattgacatacatttatactgtacaggtaagttgacattgacatatgtttatactgtacaggtaagttgacattgacatatgtttatactgtacaggtaagttgacCCGACATatgtttatactgtacaggtaagttgacaTTGACATATGTTTATACTGAACAGGTAAGTTGactatactgtacaggtaagatgaccttgacatacatttatactgtacaggtaagttgaccttgacatatatttatactgtacaggtaagttgacaTTGACATATGTTTATACTGAACAGGTAAGTTGactatactgtacaggtaagatgaccttgacatacatttatactgtacaggtaagttgactatactgtacaggtaagttgacattgacatacatttatactgtacaggtaagttgacattgacatatgttta
This window harbors:
- the LOC117320730 gene encoding uncharacterized protein LOC117320730 gives rise to the protein SRATNFDNAIKVFVEYFKSSERLVYVDIHDKDSDDILSSLCEFFAGQNYSVLGNSKTLMLFNLSENDLDIQAVLMGVSIGVQTVNMDEFCTTSQKPEEAMTALGQKMEVINQDNPGSTAFIINASGSPITKTCLNTEAGKAVMFQDSEDADVTCFLPVCISKNKAPVKVQAVVFNTHVLLFSKDVPIKLCRWVAAQLKNNKK